The following are from one region of the Cyanobium sp. ATX 6F1 genome:
- a CDS encoding thioester reductase domain-containing protein, producing MVKGLSALQLALLAQKAHDQRQLLQAEPIAVVGVGCRFPGGEGKPNLDSPEAFWSFLCEGCDGLSEVPPSRWPIEDFFDANPGRPGKMHFRRGGFLADVDQFDPASFGVSPREAQAMDPQQRLILEVAQEALESAAIATDRLKGTATGVFMGICTNDYAWRQLRSEVGDERFDLYFASGSSLSMAPGRLSYLLGLTGPSLAVDTACSSSLVTVDLACRSLRDRGSDLALAGGVSLILSPVNSLCLAKSGMMAADGRCKSFDAAADGYVRSEGCGVVVLKRLADAMAAGDPIWAVLRGSGVNQDGATAGLTVPSGEAQAALMRQTLALAQLEGDQIDVLEAHGTGTALGDPIELKALAPIYASPDRDAPLLLGSVKTNIGHLEGASGIAGLIKGILMVQKGLVPPHLHLRRPTPLMDWDQWALRLPEVLEPWPRQGGLRRVAVSSFGWSGTNAHVIVEQAPTESILAPADSPSADDWLLLSASTESSLHKLVERFVRCLPAVPQANWQAVCATSREGRRSLRWRLALRAATPIAAAAALGDWLEVEEASALRWGEAPASPPRLAWDLFGPSSPEASDWVGDWARLGVEPGAVVYGTDSVDLAKTIAAFPSRPRLVEASAASEELTAHGYSLRLPLEAPGITRAVELWLAGCPIDWRPLSPSKLWPRQVLPTVPFERGAFWIEEHDRIHAKQAFHLDHWRCWRALETLKPASNPSSAPLALLGGTAAIGSKLAERIGAGARWCADLDDLDAWLGGPLANPEAASGRPSVVLLTALRPPAAEALAGQPFWQGWLPLLQGLLERSGRLEAVHWALSGQDQPGGEALAALARCWIREAGPQGGALLWCDPAGADLPDLLSRAPTLATLEERRLQSGEVERVSLDPAPPELFVAPGPALRAAATVLISGGLGALGLATARWLVGAGSRQLVLLARRPANPAQLAVIAELEALGATVTVESVDVADGAGLEAVFARMAASGLPLQGIIHAAGVLDDGLLINQTPERCAAVAAAKVLGAQHLDRLSRDLPLDFFLCYSSVAGLLGSPGQVAYGAANGALDGLMAQRRAQGWPAMSINWGPWAGEGMAAGTADFLRKIKPEQALASLERWMGSSEARAVVVELEEQDHDRFVPRFKALTQELTVIRELEGIDGGVKAEAAMLSCLADVLAELGGYDRADLQAGTDLQVLGMDSMMAVELATAVQAGLGVSLGLGAMAGDPSLGSLASHLLLLIEGASPSVTAVGAETDLAVEAVLPADWHWPFNTPGPDPDGPLQDAPRQDGPGRAVLVTGATGFLGAHLLADQLERWPELRLHCLARADSDQGAWERVQANLRSYGLWKEAYGERIVGVAGDLAKPRFGLEAASFKALAERLDGILHNGAQLSYTLPYSQLRAANVGGTLEVLRLAVAGLHPLPVQFISSTAVAEAAAYRDREFLESDDLSEWRGIVLGYSQTKWVSERLVLAAAARGLPVTVYRPPLIGGHSLTGAWNADDYIHRLVRGCLELGQTLDVMAELDLVPVDYVSAAVGVLAWKSEHAGRVFHLNHPRPVLWSDLLAGFRDQSPQPVPLQDWLEALSQQPSNPLYPLLPFFSQRWGSEQLTYSQLMTPGLRSRPSCDQTEAVLRSLGVVCPSREELIERYSGLFLRALSGRPG from the coding sequence ATGGTTAAGGGTCTTTCCGCGCTCCAGTTGGCCTTGCTGGCCCAAAAGGCCCACGACCAGCGTCAATTGCTCCAGGCTGAACCCATCGCCGTCGTGGGTGTGGGTTGCCGTTTCCCCGGTGGTGAAGGCAAGCCGAACCTCGACAGCCCTGAAGCCTTTTGGTCTTTTCTCTGCGAGGGGTGTGACGGGCTCAGTGAGGTGCCCCCCAGCCGTTGGCCGATCGAAGACTTTTTCGATGCCAACCCTGGCCGGCCAGGAAAGATGCATTTCCGCCGAGGGGGCTTCCTGGCGGATGTCGACCAGTTCGATCCCGCCAGTTTCGGCGTCTCCCCCCGGGAGGCCCAGGCGATGGATCCCCAGCAGCGGTTGATCCTCGAGGTGGCCCAGGAGGCCCTGGAATCGGCGGCCATCGCCACCGATCGGTTGAAGGGCACGGCCACGGGGGTGTTCATGGGCATCTGCACCAACGATTACGCCTGGCGCCAACTGCGCAGCGAGGTCGGTGACGAGCGATTCGACCTCTATTTCGCCTCCGGCTCCAGCCTGAGCATGGCGCCAGGCCGGCTCTCCTATCTGCTTGGCCTCACCGGACCCTCCCTGGCGGTCGACACCGCCTGCTCCTCCTCCCTTGTGACGGTGGACCTGGCCTGTCGCTCCCTGCGGGATCGCGGCTCCGACCTGGCCCTTGCCGGCGGCGTCAGCCTGATCCTCTCGCCGGTGAACAGCCTCTGCCTGGCCAAGAGCGGAATGATGGCGGCCGATGGCCGTTGCAAATCCTTCGATGCCGCCGCCGATGGCTACGTGCGCAGTGAGGGCTGTGGCGTGGTGGTGCTGAAGCGGCTGGCCGATGCGATGGCGGCCGGCGATCCGATCTGGGCGGTGTTGCGCGGTAGCGGCGTGAACCAGGACGGTGCCACGGCAGGGCTCACCGTTCCCAGCGGCGAGGCACAGGCCGCCCTGATGCGCCAGACCCTCGCCCTGGCTCAATTGGAGGGGGATCAGATCGACGTGCTGGAGGCCCACGGCACCGGCACCGCCCTGGGCGATCCGATCGAGCTGAAGGCCCTGGCTCCGATCTATGCCAGTCCGGATCGCGATGCTCCGCTGCTGCTGGGCTCGGTGAAAACGAACATCGGCCACCTGGAGGGGGCTTCCGGAATCGCCGGGCTGATCAAGGGGATCCTGATGGTCCAGAAGGGGCTGGTGCCGCCTCACCTGCACCTGCGCCGACCGACACCCCTGATGGACTGGGACCAGTGGGCGCTTCGGCTGCCGGAGGTCCTGGAGCCCTGGCCCCGTCAGGGCGGCCTGCGCCGGGTGGCGGTGAGTTCGTTCGGCTGGAGCGGCACCAACGCCCATGTGATCGTCGAGCAGGCCCCGACGGAGTCGATCCTTGCCCCAGCCGATTCCCCCTCGGCTGACGACTGGTTGCTGCTCTCTGCCTCGACGGAGTCGAGTCTTCACAAGCTGGTGGAGCGTTTCGTGCGCTGTCTGCCCGCTGTGCCCCAGGCGAACTGGCAGGCCGTGTGTGCCACCAGTCGCGAGGGCCGCCGCAGCCTTCGCTGGCGCCTGGCCTTGCGGGCGGCGACACCAATCGCCGCCGCTGCCGCCCTCGGCGATTGGCTGGAAGTAGAAGAAGCTTCAGCGCTGCGCTGGGGGGAAGCTCCTGCCTCCCCTCCTCGCCTGGCCTGGGACCTTTTCGGCCCGTCGTCGCCAGAGGCCAGTGACTGGGTAGGGGACTGGGCGCGCCTCGGCGTGGAACCTGGCGCGGTGGTCTACGGAACCGATTCGGTGGACCTGGCCAAGACGATTGCGGCGTTCCCTTCGCGGCCACGCCTGGTGGAAGCTTCCGCTGCCAGCGAGGAACTCACAGCCCACGGGTACAGCCTGCGTCTTCCACTCGAGGCTCCGGGGATCACCCGGGCTGTTGAACTCTGGCTGGCCGGCTGCCCGATCGATTGGCGTCCGCTCTCGCCCTCGAAGCTCTGGCCCCGTCAGGTGCTCCCCACCGTTCCGTTCGAACGCGGCGCTTTCTGGATCGAGGAGCACGATCGGATCCACGCCAAACAGGCTTTTCACCTCGACCATTGGCGTTGCTGGAGAGCGCTGGAGACGCTCAAACCAGCCTCGAATCCAAGCTCCGCTCCCCTGGCCTTGCTCGGTGGAACGGCCGCCATCGGCTCGAAGCTTGCGGAACGGATCGGGGCCGGGGCCCGTTGGTGTGCCGACCTCGATGACCTCGATGCCTGGCTGGGTGGACCGCTGGCGAACCCGGAGGCCGCCAGCGGCCGGCCTTCGGTCGTGCTGCTGACGGCTCTCAGGCCGCCGGCGGCCGAAGCCCTGGCCGGGCAGCCCTTCTGGCAGGGCTGGCTGCCCCTGCTCCAGGGCCTGCTAGAGCGCAGCGGTCGCCTCGAGGCCGTGCACTGGGCCCTGAGTGGCCAAGACCAGCCAGGCGGTGAGGCCTTGGCGGCCCTCGCCCGCTGCTGGATCCGGGAAGCCGGACCCCAGGGCGGCGCCCTGTTGTGGTGCGATCCCGCCGGCGCCGATCTGCCTGACCTGCTCTCTCGGGCGCCCACCTTGGCCACGCTCGAAGAACGACGGCTTCAGTCTGGTGAGGTCGAACGGGTGTCCCTGGATCCGGCGCCTCCCGAGTTGTTTGTGGCCCCTGGCCCGGCGCTGCGGGCCGCCGCCACCGTGCTGATCAGCGGGGGGCTGGGGGCCTTGGGTCTGGCCACGGCCCGCTGGCTCGTTGGGGCCGGAAGCCGCCAGCTTGTGCTGCTGGCCCGGCGGCCGGCCAATCCGGCCCAGTTGGCCGTGATCGCCGAACTCGAAGCCCTCGGCGCCACCGTGACGGTGGAGAGCGTGGACGTGGCCGATGGCGCTGGCCTCGAAGCCGTCTTCGCCCGTATGGCGGCCAGTGGCCTGCCGCTGCAGGGCATCATTCATGCCGCCGGGGTCCTGGATGACGGCCTCCTGATCAACCAGACACCTGAGCGATGCGCTGCCGTTGCCGCCGCCAAGGTGTTGGGTGCCCAGCACCTCGACCGCTTGAGTCGTGACCTGCCTCTTGATTTTTTCCTCTGCTACTCCTCCGTGGCCGGACTGCTGGGATCGCCGGGGCAGGTCGCCTACGGAGCCGCCAATGGAGCCCTCGATGGTCTGATGGCCCAGCGGCGGGCCCAGGGCTGGCCGGCGATGAGCATCAACTGGGGCCCCTGGGCGGGGGAGGGGATGGCCGCGGGGACGGCCGATTTCCTGCGCAAGATCAAGCCTGAGCAGGCCCTCGCCAGCCTGGAGCGCTGGATGGGCAGCAGCGAGGCCAGGGCGGTGGTCGTGGAACTGGAAGAGCAGGACCATGATCGCTTTGTGCCCCGGTTCAAGGCATTGACCCAGGAGCTCACCGTGATCAGGGAGCTGGAGGGGATCGATGGTGGGGTCAAGGCCGAAGCCGCCATGCTGAGCTGCCTGGCCGATGTGCTCGCCGAGCTGGGCGGCTATGACCGGGCCGATCTTCAGGCCGGCACCGACCTCCAGGTGCTCGGCATGGATTCGATGATGGCTGTGGAGTTGGCCACGGCGGTCCAGGCCGGCCTGGGGGTGAGCCTGGGACTCGGAGCGATGGCGGGGGATCCCTCTCTGGGGAGCCTGGCCAGCCACCTGCTCCTGCTGATCGAAGGGGCCAGCCCATCCGTGACGGCTGTCGGTGCGGAGACCGACCTGGCCGTAGAAGCTGTTTTGCCGGCTGACTGGCACTGGCCCTTCAACACCCCTGGGCCTGACCCGGACGGCCCACTACAAGACGCCCCACGGCAGGATGGCCCCGGCCGGGCGGTGCTGGTGACCGGGGCCACCGGCTTTCTGGGCGCCCATCTGCTGGCCGACCAGCTGGAGCGCTGGCCCGAACTCCGTCTCCATTGCCTGGCTCGCGCCGATTCCGACCAGGGGGCCTGGGAGCGGGTGCAGGCCAACCTGCGTAGTTACGGCCTCTGGAAGGAGGCCTACGGCGAGCGGATCGTCGGGGTGGCGGGTGACCTTGCCAAGCCCCGCTTCGGCCTGGAGGCCGCCAGCTTCAAGGCCCTGGCCGAACGACTGGACGGCATCCTCCACAACGGAGCCCAGCTCAGCTACACCCTCCCCTACAGCCAACTCCGGGCCGCCAATGTGGGGGGAACTCTGGAGGTCCTGCGCCTGGCGGTGGCTGGCCTACACCCCCTGCCGGTGCAGTTCATCTCCAGCACGGCGGTGGCCGAGGCAGCCGCCTACCGCGATCGGGAGTTCCTTGAATCCGATGACCTCAGCGAATGGCGGGGGATCGTGCTCGGCTACTCCCAGACCAAGTGGGTCAGTGAGCGCCTGGTGTTGGCCGCCGCCGCCCGGGGTCTGCCGGTCACGGTCTATCGTCCGCCCCTGATCGGCGGTCACTCCTTGACGGGAGCCTGGAACGCCGACGATTACATCCACCGCCTGGTGCGGGGTTGCCTGGAGCTGGGCCAGACCCTCGACGTGATGGCGGAGCTGGATCTGGTGCCGGTCGACTATGTGAGTGCCGCCGTCGGCGTCCTGGCCTGGAAGTCCGAGCATGCCGGTCGGGTCTTCCACCTGAACCACCCCAGGCCCGTGCTCTGGAGCGACCTGCTGGCGGGATTCCGTGATCAGAGCCCCCAGCCCGTTCCGCTTCAGGACTGGCTTGAGGCGTTGTCGCAACAACCCAGCAATCCGCTTTACCCCCTCCTCCCCTTCTTCTCGCAGCGCTGGGGGAGTGAACAACTCACCTATTCCCAGTTGATGACGCCCGGCTTGCGATCCAGGCCCAGTTGCGATCAAACCGAGGCCGTGCTGCGCTCGCTCGGCGTGGTCTGCCCGAGCCGCGAGGAGCTGATCGAGCGCTATTCCGGCCTCTTCCTGCGGGCGTTGTCCGGCCGACCTGGATAA
- a CDS encoding MFS transporter, translated as MPRAFTVLWAGQLVSNFGTQTSLYALGLWLFQRDGQLASFTTVAIVILLAKLLALPLLGRRLAGWPRRRVMVLANGLGGTVTLLLALALYRETAPLSLILALLSVAAVAEATLVLCFASLIPQMVPIEQLGRANGLFASGDGLVMATAPLLGAVLVGIGGLAGALALDGGTCLVALVCVGLVRWPRAALVPLQPRQTWMPGLRAGVAELWMGALTRPLLLLSTTVSFAMAACEILFPAWVLTASGVTRLGVALLVGAAGFVMGVVAWRMVQRRHWAAALLSALAFQSVILIGAGLVVFERMSVVWFFGLALFSVGVPISGAALQCLWQAVIPVEQQPRLFAARYAMEWGARLVAFSSSALLVDRFLQPAMTWTFWPGWIRETMGSSAGRPMAIGLWAVGWLLLVVLVWQSEHIKRQGRQAATLF; from the coding sequence TTGCCGAGAGCCTTCACTGTTCTGTGGGCAGGTCAGCTGGTGTCCAACTTCGGAACCCAGACGAGCCTGTATGCGCTCGGCCTTTGGTTGTTCCAGCGAGATGGCCAGCTGGCCAGTTTCACGACGGTGGCGATCGTGATCCTGCTAGCCAAGCTGCTGGCGTTGCCCTTGCTGGGTCGAAGGCTGGCCGGTTGGCCCCGGCGCCGCGTCATGGTCCTCGCCAATGGCCTAGGTGGAACCGTCACCTTGCTGCTGGCGCTTGCTCTTTACCGCGAGACGGCTCCCCTCAGCCTGATCCTGGCTCTCCTGTCTGTCGCGGCTGTCGCGGAAGCGACGCTGGTGCTTTGTTTCGCGAGCCTCATCCCGCAGATGGTTCCGATCGAGCAGCTGGGCAGGGCCAACGGCCTGTTCGCCAGCGGTGATGGACTGGTGATGGCAACGGCCCCCCTGCTGGGAGCTGTGTTGGTGGGGATCGGCGGGCTGGCGGGGGCTCTGGCCCTCGACGGTGGCACCTGTCTGGTGGCGCTGGTCTGCGTGGGCCTGGTCCGCTGGCCGAGGGCCGCTCTCGTCCCCCTTCAGCCGCGCCAGACCTGGATGCCTGGTCTGCGGGCCGGTGTGGCCGAGCTCTGGATGGGCGCCCTGACCAGACCATTGCTACTGCTGAGCACCACCGTGTCCTTTGCGATGGCTGCTTGTGAAATCCTTTTCCCCGCCTGGGTGCTCACGGCCAGCGGCGTCACCCGCCTCGGGGTCGCCCTTCTGGTCGGGGCGGCCGGGTTTGTGATGGGTGTCGTTGCTTGGCGGATGGTGCAGCGTCGGCACTGGGCTGCGGCGCTTCTTTCAGCCCTGGCCTTTCAAAGCGTGATCTTGATCGGCGCTGGTCTTGTGGTGTTTGAGCGGATGTCCGTGGTCTGGTTTTTTGGACTTGCCCTTTTTTCCGTGGGCGTTCCGATCAGCGGAGCCGCTCTGCAGTGCCTCTGGCAAGCGGTGATCCCCGTTGAACAGCAGCCCCGCCTGTTCGCGGCGCGCTATGCGATGGAGTGGGGAGCGCGGCTCGTGGCGTTTTCCAGCAGCGCCCTGCTCGTCGATCGCTTTCTCCAGCCGGCGATGACCTGGACGTTCTGGCCGGGCTGGATCCGGGAAACGATGGGATCCTCCGCCGGGAGACCGATGGCGATCGGACTTTGGGCTGTCGGTTGGTTGCTGCTCGTGGTACTTGTCTGGCAGTCGGAACACATCAAGCGACAGGGACGTCAAGCGGCAACACTTTTCTGA
- a CDS encoding aromatic ring-hydroxylating oxygenase subunit alpha has product MSWKHRSDWARSIRDPEAYVSEQAALGQSWTLLGLSTDIPNDNDWIRCTLGGASVFVQRFGASIKGFENVCRHRFYPIRTAAKGSGLVRCAFHHWIYNQEGEAVGIPQCKKLFGVSPKQLGARLREVEIATCGVLIFGRFPLQNLTRSEPDTKADSPLSNHNKSLEEYLGEAWPILQTFCRPGIRPAFASSVVKANWKLLYEITLEEYHAVAVHPTSFGKDGYLDPKEAYYPRFEPHSGFFHNGKPNDLSVMANNCKDEDYRPDAYRVLNIFPNFLVNHYRVLYTWYVSITQYIPVAFDSTVVRSWYYQVPFQGPKASWFHLLFRRWTDLWLPFFVGIYLRRITNEDHVICEAMQMTAGSMIEEPLLGLEEQRIAWFREAYWDALAQLNGQENSDA; this is encoded by the coding sequence ATGAGTTGGAAGCATCGATCTGATTGGGCCCGCTCAATCAGGGACCCTGAGGCCTATGTAAGCGAACAAGCCGCCCTGGGCCAGAGCTGGACGTTGCTGGGCCTCAGTACGGACATCCCCAACGACAACGATTGGATTCGCTGCACCTTGGGCGGAGCATCGGTGTTTGTTCAGCGGTTTGGGGCATCGATCAAGGGCTTCGAGAATGTTTGCCGTCATCGCTTTTACCCGATTCGCACGGCAGCGAAGGGGTCTGGTCTGGTCCGTTGTGCGTTCCACCACTGGATCTACAACCAAGAAGGGGAAGCGGTGGGCATTCCCCAGTGCAAGAAGCTATTTGGTGTTTCCCCGAAGCAGCTGGGCGCAAGGCTTAGGGAGGTTGAGATCGCCACCTGCGGTGTGCTGATCTTCGGTAGGTTTCCTCTCCAGAATTTGACGAGATCCGAGCCTGACACCAAAGCAGATTCCCCACTCTCCAACCACAATAAAAGTCTTGAGGAGTATCTCGGCGAAGCCTGGCCAATTCTGCAGACGTTCTGTCGACCTGGCATTCGGCCGGCTTTCGCCTCCAGCGTCGTTAAAGCGAATTGGAAACTTCTTTATGAAATCACGCTTGAGGAGTACCACGCAGTAGCCGTCCATCCTACTAGTTTCGGGAAGGATGGATACCTTGATCCCAAAGAAGCCTATTATCCAAGATTCGAACCGCATAGTGGATTTTTCCACAATGGAAAGCCTAACGACTTGTCGGTCATGGCCAATAATTGCAAAGACGAAGACTATCGGCCTGATGCCTATAGGGTCCTAAATATTTTCCCAAACTTTTTGGTTAATCACTATCGTGTTCTTTACACATGGTATGTATCAATTACACAGTACATCCCCGTGGCTTTCGATTCCACCGTCGTCCGTAGCTGGTACTACCAGGTGCCATTTCAGGGCCCTAAAGCTTCTTGGTTTCACCTTCTGTTCCGGAGATGGACAGACCTCTGGCTGCCGTTTTTTGTTGGGATTTATTTAAGGCGCATTACCAATGAGGATCACGTGATCTGCGAGGCGATGCAGATGACTGCAGGCTCAATGATCGAGGAGCCTTTGCTCGGGCTTGAGGAGCAGCGCATTGCCTGGTTCAGAGAGGCCTATTGGGATGCTCTGGCTCAGTTGAACGGGCAGGAGAACTCCGACGCTTGA
- a CDS encoding 4'-phosphopantetheinyl transferase family protein: MAPEEKARFERLRRPDDRDRFLLGRAALRLLLGALCGVEPAGLELLVGPHGKPRLAAVTASQMPLRPPEFNVAHSGDLVLLGVHATRPVGVDVEWHRPSLPWQQIASRCLASAVCQQIEALPPPARLPAFLRHWCRLEAELKARGTGFATSPEQKKASLSEVVLHDLRLPEGYSGAAALV, translated from the coding sequence TTGGCCCCGGAGGAAAAAGCCAGATTCGAGAGGTTGCGGCGGCCCGATGATCGCGACAGGTTCCTGCTCGGCCGTGCTGCCCTGCGGCTTCTGCTGGGCGCCCTGTGTGGCGTGGAGCCCGCCGGGCTGGAGCTGTTGGTCGGCCCCCATGGCAAGCCCCGGCTAGCGGCTGTCACCGCCTCACAAATGCCCCTCAGACCGCCAGAATTCAATGTCGCCCACTCTGGCGATCTCGTGCTGCTGGGTGTCCACGCCACCCGGCCGGTTGGGGTTGATGTGGAGTGGCACCGCCCAAGCCTGCCATGGCAGCAGATCGCCAGCCGCTGCCTGGCGTCGGCAGTCTGCCAGCAGATAGAGGCGTTACCTCCGCCTGCAAGGCTGCCGGCCTTTCTGCGTCACTGGTGTCGGCTCGAGGCTGAGCTGAAGGCGCGGGGAACTGGCTTCGCGACCTCGCCAGAACAAAAAAAGGCCTCCCTGTCAGAGGTCGTCCTTCATGATCTTCGGCTTCCGGAGGGCTACAGCGGCGCCGCTGCCTTGGTGTGA